One window from the genome of Vicinamibacterales bacterium encodes:
- a CDS encoding type VI secretion system tube protein Hcp, producing MKTTSRVSAALLLAAGFALAPRASAADAFIRFDGVEGESTHKDHRDWMVVSSFSFDQLARAQGSGRVSFHDISVTKRVDKASPALAKAAASGRHFPTATVSVRKAGGGQQEYLVVKLQDIMVSSYRTAGGGNAQTESFVLNASNATVENAGAPAQGPGVKGLQPAPGTMAR from the coding sequence ATGAAGACGACGTCCCGCGTCTCCGCCGCCCTGCTCCTGGCCGCCGGCTTCGCGCTCGCGCCCCGCGCGTCGGCCGCGGACGCGTTCATCAGGTTCGACGGCGTCGAGGGTGAGTCCACGCACAAGGATCACAGGGACTGGATGGTGGTGAGCTCGTTCTCGTTCGACCAGTTGGCACGGGCCCAGGGGTCCGGCAGGGTCTCCTTCCACGACATCTCCGTCACGAAACGGGTCGACAAGGCATCGCCGGCGCTCGCCAAGGCGGCCGCTTCTGGCCGCCACTTCCCGACGGCCACCGTCTCGGTGCGGAAGGCCGGAGGAGGACAGCAGGAGTACCTCGTCGTGAAGCTCCAGGACATCATGGTGTCGTCGTACCGGACCGCGGGTGGCGGCAACGCGCAGACGGAGTCTTTCGTGCTCAACGCGTCGAACGCGACGGTCGAGAACGCCGGCGCGCCGGCGCAGGGCCCCGGGGTCAAGGGCCTCCAGCCTGCGCCGGGGACCATGGCGAGGTGA